Below is a genomic region from Medicago truncatula cultivar Jemalong A17 chromosome 3, MtrunA17r5.0-ANR, whole genome shotgun sequence.
GGTTTTGTTGTTGGTCTGGGTATGCAATTTGCTGTTGATAGCCCGCGCTGGCTTTGCAAGGTAGGACTTTGTTGTTTCCTTATCTGCCCACTTTTCCGTTGTTTCTAAAGCTTTGACTTTTCTGCCTAGGCTGGGAGAATAAATGATGCTAAAAGGGTAGTATGGGAGCTTTGGGGTGCATCTGAAGTTGAGGGTGCAATTGAAGAGTTTCAATCTGTCAGCAAGAATGATGGCAGTGATTTGGACAGCAGATGGTCAGAGATCTTGGAGCAGCCACATTCTAGAGGTTGTATCAAGGTGGTTTTGGCTATTATTTAAGACCATTTTGTACATGgaaaattattctttttcttatctttatAGATCGAAAATTTAGGTCAGCAGAAATATAAGCACATAAAAGTGATGGTTTCTGCTGGAGTTAGGACTTAGAATTGAATTTAACGTcgtactattttatttttcatgaacAAGCACATATTCACAATCATTACCTACAAGCCACTTGaagcaaaaatttaataatgCGTTTCTTCTATGTTTACAGTTGCCTTCATTGGAGGGGCTCTTTTTGTACTTCAGCAGTTCGCAGGCATAAATGCAGTTCTTTATTTTTCATCACTGACCTTTCAAGATGTTGGAATTCAAAGCAGTGCTTTAGCAAGCTTGTTTGTTGGGCTTACAAATTTTGCAGGTTTGTAGTATGCACCGAATTTCTTTATCTCAATATAAGCTTCTTCTTGGACTCAGACCCTGATTGCTGTGAACTGATTCTTTTCTTTAGGCGCACTTTGTGCTTTATACTTAATCGATAGGGAAGGGAGGCAGAAGCTTATTATAGGAAGCTACTTAGGAATGGTGAGTGTGTGCAAGATGCTCGTAACTTCTTTCTTGGAATATGTAAATAAGAGTATCATGCATGCACATGCACACATGAATTCATTTAGATCTTATTCTTTggtaatttattattttcatttctgCTTAATTGTAGGCAATTTCAATGTTTCTTGTGGTCTATGCCGTCATCTTTCCATTGGATGAGCAACTCAGCAACAACTTATCAATATTAGGAACTATCATGTAAGCATTTACTTGTTATCAAGCCTTTTGCAAGAGCTACTGCTTTTTCTTCCTTGACTAACATAGGTGACAATGCTTAGTGAAATTCATGTGAATCACACTAATTAAAACTTGTGGACCCCACTACCAATTTAGCGGGAGCTGTGGAACTCGTGAATTTCACTCTATAATATTGTGTTAACAAAATGTGTTTATCAATATTTCTCATTCCTTCATTGTTAACATCACCATTTTGATAATAACATTATACATTATCGGGTAGTTTCCAGTACTTCATATTTTCTGAAAATGGGTGATTCAATTTCCCTTATACAATGTTATAGGTATATATTCTCTTTTGCAATTGGAGCTGGCCCTGTAACTGGCATCATTATACCAGAGCTTAGCAGCACCAGGACACGAGGGAAAATCATGGGGTTCAGTTTCTCTACCCATTGGGTGGGTATTAAGGCATCTTCAGTGAATTTTCTTCTATGAAAAGCTCTTTTTATGTTACTTTGCATTTCTTACTTGTGATGGAATTTTTCAgtctaataatttttatttttatcttttacatAAAGGTTTGCAACTTTGTGGTGGGATTATTCTTCCTTGAATTGGTAGAGAAATTTGGAGTTGCACCAGTATATGCTAGCTTTGGAGCAGTTTCCCTGTTAGCCGCAGCATTTGCCCATTACTTCCTGGTAGAAACCAAGGGGTGCTCTCTAGAAGAAATTGAACGGTCCTTAAACTCGAAAGCTTGAGCCCGTGATAAATATTACGACGTACCAATTCATGCATTGCATATAGAACTGATTTGTTTTGTGGTTAAGCATCAATAAGGTCATAACCAATCAAAAGAACAGGATGTAGAAGACTACATTCAAGCTGGGATCATCAGTAGTA
It encodes:
- the LOC11432701 gene encoding probable plastidic glucose transporter 1; the protein is MNSIGFVSSAIISTHTNLKLASFSKPKIKIKTIPYSLNSSFRLSKLRVSATKDQNHSESQTSNNVSDDEVTEQHPLDENGGVGGGFDLGWLPSFPHVLIASLSNFTFGYHIGIMNGPIISIARELGFEGNSFIEGLVVSIFIAGAFIGSLSTGSLVDKLGCRLTFQIDTIPLILGAIISANAHSLDEILGGRFLVGLGIGVNAVLVPIYISEVAPTKYRGSLGSLCQIGTCLGIIASLSLGIPSENDPHWWRTMLYIASVPGFVVGLGMQFAVDSPRWLCKAGRINDAKRVVWELWGASEVEGAIEEFQSVSKNDGSDLDSRWSEILEQPHSRVAFIGGALFVLQQFAGINAVLYFSSLTFQDVGIQSSALASLFVGLTNFAGALCALYLIDREGRQKLIIGSYLGMAISMFLVVYAVIFPLDEQLSNNLSILGTIMYIFSFAIGAGPVTGIIIPELSSTRTRGKIMGFSFSTHWVCNFVVGLFFLELVEKFGVAPVYASFGAVSLLAAAFAHYFLVETKGCSLEEIERSLNSKA